From a region of the Odoribacter splanchnicus DSM 20712 genome:
- a CDS encoding outer membrane beta-barrel protein codes for MTKINDKNRIRFNPDFTISRGNQESLSWNSSMENGDTLNRTETKAINKNDSKRAGGNFSWMHAFKKTGRTLTFQFSGGYNESNSGDYQHIHEKITERGDSLRFQKNDNERINYSMGTGLSYSEPLTKFARISFNYHFLTSKDQSDRHSLAYRDAVFEELIGIDTALTNKSINKQVSQNFGVNYNYHKEKVTLNGGGSLRLMQMENRNRFIGKPDSLVGSNYLDISPRAELSYRMSEKRNVSVNYNGNTSSPSAVQLQDVLNVSNPLQVSKGNPGLKKSYSHHLSMRYTSSEPMNSRFFWANFDVQQTINQISSNVKFIGKDTLIDGYLVSKGGSLTMPVNLNGMWSMNVHTNYSMPVKKIHLDFGGDYSYSHQPSIYDDQQNVTQMHRGQISIGVNTDLSENFDFYCRHATSYSHSRNSSTGKAQNLEETVMANCRWLFWKGFFVGGDYFYTYYWNKTGTVTSRSNNRLNLELGKKFGKKKQAELVFRANDIFRDRSQVHYSVTDLYTRMNSSTSTQDYYMLSFSYRFDRIEKK; via the coding sequence GTGACAAAGATCAATGACAAGAACCGGATCCGGTTCAATCCCGATTTTACTATTTCCCGGGGAAATCAGGAGAGTTTGTCCTGGAATAGCAGTATGGAAAACGGGGATACCTTAAATCGAACAGAAACGAAAGCCATCAATAAAAACGATAGTAAACGGGCAGGAGGTAATTTCTCGTGGATGCATGCTTTTAAAAAGACAGGACGTACCTTGACATTTCAATTCAGTGGAGGGTATAATGAATCGAATTCCGGTGATTATCAGCATATACACGAGAAAATAACCGAGCGGGGAGATAGTTTGCGTTTTCAGAAAAACGATAATGAACGGATAAACTATTCAATGGGTACCGGATTGTCTTATTCCGAGCCTTTGACGAAGTTTGCGCGTATTAGCTTCAATTATCATTTCCTGACGAGTAAAGATCAGTCGGACCGGCATAGCCTGGCTTACCGGGATGCCGTATTCGAAGAGCTGATCGGGATAGATACGGCCTTAACGAATAAATCGATCAATAAACAAGTCAGTCAGAATTTCGGGGTAAATTATAATTATCATAAAGAGAAAGTTACGCTGAACGGGGGTGGTTCGTTGCGTCTGATGCAGATGGAAAACCGGAACAGGTTTATCGGGAAACCCGATTCTTTGGTCGGATCCAACTATCTCGATATTTCACCCCGGGCAGAGCTATCCTACCGGATGAGTGAGAAACGGAATGTCAGTGTCAACTACAATGGAAATACTTCTTCTCCGTCGGCCGTGCAATTGCAGGATGTATTGAATGTCAGCAATCCCTTACAAGTATCTAAGGGAAATCCTGGATTGAAAAAGTCTTATTCGCATCATCTTTCGATGAGGTATACCAGTTCGGAACCGATGAATTCCCGGTTTTTCTGGGCTAATTTCGATGTACAGCAGACGATCAATCAGATCTCTTCCAATGTAAAATTTATCGGTAAAGACACCTTGATCGATGGATATTTGGTGTCGAAGGGAGGTTCGTTGACCATGCCGGTGAATTTGAATGGGATGTGGAGTATGAATGTACATACCAATTATTCGATGCCGGTGAAAAAAATCCATTTGGATTTCGGGGGAGATTACAGTTATTCGCATCAACCCTCGATTTACGATGATCAGCAGAATGTCACTCAGATGCATCGGGGACAAATCAGTATCGGCGTCAATACCGACTTATCGGAGAATTTCGACTTTTATTGCCGGCATGCTACAAGCTATTCCCATTCCCGGAATTCATCCACCGGTAAAGCTCAGAATCTCGAAGAGACGGTAATGGCCAATTGCAGGTGGCTTTTCTGGAAAGGTTTTTTTGTGGGAGGAGACTATTTTTATACTTATTATTGGAACAAAACAGGGACAGTGACCAGCCGGTCGAATAATCGTCTGAACCTTGAATTGGGTAAGAAATTCGGTAAAAAGAAACAGGCCGAATTGGTATTCCGGGCCAACGATATCTTCCGTGACCGCAGTCAGGTGCACTATTCCGTGACCGATTTGTATACCCGGATGAATAGTTCGACCAGTACGCAGGATTATTATATGCTTTCCTTCTCTTACCGTTTTGACCGGATTGAAAAAAAATAA
- a CDS encoding phosphotransferase enzyme family protein: MTDLKAITSHFAISGEVAEIKPLGSGLINDTFLVTTRYPDTPDYVLQRINQAIFTDVPLLQENIRYITSRIRYHLQQRNANDIDRKTLTLVPATDERLYYYDGNSYWRLTIYIAGSKTFEQVTPDLAYQTGRAFGEFQYFLSDIPNPPIGATIPDFHNMEFRLGQFREAIARDKAARLAKVQPIVDELLGRSEEMCRAERLHREGKLPKRITHCDTKVNNMLFDQDDRFLCVIDLDTTMPGFVLSDFGDFIRTAANKGAEDDKELDRVGLDMEIFREFARGYLETASAFLTPIEKQLLPYGAQLLTYMQTVRFLTDYLNGDTYYKIQYPEHNLQRTLAQLTHLHSIDSHLEEMNAWINQLSNQ; encoded by the coding sequence ATGACAGATTTAAAAGCAATCACTTCACATTTTGCCATTTCGGGAGAGGTGGCAGAAATAAAACCGCTAGGATCGGGGTTGATCAACGATACCTTCCTGGTAACAACCCGATATCCCGATACCCCGGATTACGTATTACAACGCATCAATCAGGCTATTTTCACGGATGTTCCTTTATTACAGGAAAATATCCGTTACATTACCTCCCGTATCCGTTACCATTTGCAACAACGGAATGCAAACGATATCGACAGGAAGACATTGACTTTAGTACCTGCTACAGATGAAAGGCTTTATTATTACGACGGCAACAGTTACTGGCGGCTGACTATTTATATCGCCGGATCGAAGACTTTCGAACAAGTGACACCGGACCTGGCCTATCAGACCGGAAGAGCTTTCGGAGAATTTCAATACTTTCTGTCAGACATTCCGAATCCACCGATCGGAGCGACCATTCCCGACTTTCACAACATGGAATTCCGCCTCGGACAGTTCCGGGAAGCAATCGCTCGAGACAAAGCGGCCCGTCTGGCTAAAGTGCAACCGATCGTGGATGAATTGCTCGGACGTTCTGAGGAAATGTGCCGGGCTGAACGGCTTCATCGCGAAGGAAAATTACCTAAACGCATTACCCATTGCGATACAAAAGTCAACAATATGCTGTTCGATCAGGATGACCGTTTTCTCTGTGTGATCGACCTCGACACAACGATGCCTGGATTTGTATTGTCGGATTTCGGTGACTTTATCCGTACCGCTGCCAATAAAGGAGCAGAAGACGATAAAGAATTGGACCGGGTAGGTCTCGATATGGAAATATTCCGGGAATTTGCCCGGGGCTATCTCGAAACGGCAAGTGCCTTCCTTACCCCTATCGAAAAACAATTGTTACCCTATGGGGCACAACTTCTAACCTATATGCAAACCGTCCGTTTTCTGACCGATTACCTCAACGGAGATACATACTACAAAATCCAATATCCCGAACACAACCTGCAACGGACCTTGGCTCAATTGACCCATCTCCACAGCATAGACAGTCATCTGGAAGAAATGAATGCCTGGATTAATCAACTCTCAAATCAGTAA
- a CDS encoding BACON domain-containing protein: MKKILLFIQLFIAVCLTACYTNVITDYEGEGDGGGGGNPSNQFITLSDPAQLNQTAYADSPSCEITFTTTSSWESYIQNDEARSWVTVTPSAGEEAGEHTVQILLDENTTGNPRTVRIDLNCQSQTETITINQEAVRQDGSFPESYEPDPFEAWVERITITEITEGVENRNNWLEIRFGYNDDQIQYIEKTGIYTENIEGEEIQNETILSDIHINYMPEDHRLFYEQNIYENNNQVTQKLYSECMLNEQGHIRENQATYFDMMSNEEPISIVYRYKNFRLQNIGSDQEQFQYIWSDQNRVETQEKITSDAEYATLETFTYTTEENNKANLDLNQLYQEDYLSMVGLLGKRSQNLLASISDKKGSRTEFSYTFNMSGYVETITATHFSEGIKTPTKQVYTIFYQGF; encoded by the coding sequence ATGAAAAAGATATTACTATTCATTCAGTTGTTTATTGCTGTATGCCTGACAGCCTGTTATACCAATGTGATTACCGATTATGAAGGCGAAGGCGACGGAGGCGGCGGAGGCAATCCTTCCAATCAATTTATAACCCTGTCCGATCCTGCTCAACTCAATCAGACAGCTTATGCCGACTCTCCCTCCTGCGAGATCACTTTTACCACCACCTCTTCGTGGGAGAGTTATATCCAAAACGATGAAGCCCGCTCCTGGGTTACCGTAACCCCTTCTGCCGGAGAAGAAGCCGGGGAACATACCGTGCAAATATTATTAGATGAAAACACGACAGGAAATCCCCGGACAGTTCGAATCGACCTAAACTGTCAAAGCCAAACCGAAACAATCACAATCAATCAGGAAGCTGTCCGGCAGGACGGCAGTTTCCCGGAATCTTACGAACCGGATCCCTTCGAAGCCTGGGTGGAGCGCATTACCATCACAGAAATCACAGAAGGAGTAGAAAACCGGAATAATTGGCTGGAAATCAGATTCGGTTACAACGATGACCAAATTCAGTATATTGAAAAAACAGGCATTTATACAGAAAATATCGAAGGTGAAGAAATTCAAAATGAAACGATACTGTCGGATATTCATATAAATTATATGCCCGAAGATCACCGTTTATTTTATGAGCAGAATATTTATGAAAATAACAATCAGGTTACTCAAAAACTTTACAGCGAATGTATGCTGAACGAACAAGGCCATATCAGGGAAAATCAGGCAACTTACTTCGACATGATGAGTAATGAAGAGCCCATATCGATTGTATATCGTTACAAAAATTTCCGTTTACAAAATATCGGTAGCGACCAGGAACAGTTCCAATATATATGGTCGGATCAAAACAGAGTAGAAACACAGGAAAAAATCACAAGTGACGCTGAATATGCTACTCTGGAAACCTTCACGTACACCACGGAAGAAAATAATAAAGCCAACCTGGACCTTAATCAACTTTATCAGGAGGACTACCTGTCGATGGTCGGTTTGCTAGGGAAACGCAGCCAAAATCTGTTGGCTTCGATCAGCGACAAAAAAGGCAGCAGAACAGAATTCAGTTATACTTTCAACATGTCCGGTTATGTAGAAACCATTACAGCCACCCATTTCTCTGAAGGTATTAAAACTCCGACGAAACAAGTGTATACTATCTTTTATCAAGGCTTTTGA